A genomic region of Castor canadensis chromosome 16, mCasCan1.hap1v2, whole genome shotgun sequence contains the following coding sequences:
- the LOC109674351 gene encoding vomeronasal type-1 receptor 4-like, producing MILRNPIFSFFLISQLCVGIMGNSLLFVVYVYTFLIQPHLKKPVDSIFMHLTMVNILSIMCALIPNIMSSFGVQHFLDDVGCKAIMYISRVIRGFCICVTSLLSTFQAITISPSNSKSAWLKHKLPTLIFPSFFFFWLINMLIYVENIVKVEAKRNFTIVGHGFSHAYCQTSQIAAHESWKFVFLILFRDLVFVALMIGTSLYMVCLLYRHNRRAQHVHNSSLSDHPSPENRATHRILLLVCCFVFFYCANNFLNFYTFYTPQKIPTLEVITGSLSASYPTLCPFVPLKNNKIFSKFIPSISMMRITCYQGALIG from the coding sequence ATGATTTTACGTAATCCAATTTTTAGCTTTTTCCTAATATCTCAGTTGTGTGTTGGTATCATGGGGAACTCATTACTCTTTgtggtatatgtatacacatttttaattcaacctcatttgaagaagcccGTAGATTCCATTTTCATGCACCTGACCATGGTCAATATTTTGTCCATCATGTGTGCATTGATACCAAACATCATGTCATCCTTTGGAGTACAACATTTTTTGGATGATGTTGGTTGTAAGGCAATCATGTATATATCCAGAGTTATCCGAGGTTTTTGCATCTGCGTGACCTCTCTTCTGAGTACCTTTCAGGCCATCACTATCAGTCCTAGTAATTCTAAAAGTGCATGGCTGAAGCATAAACTCCCCACattgatttttccttcttttttcttcttctggctTATCAACATGCTCATCTATGTTGAAAACATTGTCAAGGTGGAAGCCAAAAGAAATTTCACTATTGTTGGTCATGGGTTTTCTCATGCATATTGTCAGACTAGCCAGATTGCAGCCCATGAATCATGGAAATTTGTGTTTCTCATATTGTTTCGAGATCTTGTGTTTGTGGCCCTCATGATTGGGACCAGCCTCTACATGGTGTGTCTCCTCTACAGACACAACAGGAGAGCCCAGCATGTCCATAACTCCAGCCTCTCTGACCATCCATCTCCTGAAAATAGAGCCACCCACAGAATCCTTTTGCTGGTGTGCTGCTTTGTGTTCTTTTACTGCGCAAATAACTTTTTGAACTTTTACACATTTTATACACCTCAAAAAATCCCAACATTGGAAGTGATAACTGGAAGTTTATCAGCCTCCTACCCAACCCTCTGTCCTTTTGTCCCGTTGAAGAATAAcaaaattttttccaaatttattccttccatttcaaTGATGAGAATTACCTGTTATCAAGGAGCACTAATTGGCTGA